The segment AGGGTGGAGCAGGCGATCGAGGAGAGAGCCCGCGCGTGCCCCGTGCCGCCGCTCCTCCTCCAGCCGCTCGTCGAGAACGCCGTCACGCACGGGATCGCGCACCTTGTCGACGGAGGGGTCATCCGGGTCGAGGCGAGGCTCGAAAGGGACGACGTCGTCATCACGCTCACGAACCCCGTCGACCCCGACCGCGCGGCGAGCGCCGGCGAGGGGGTCGGCCTGTCGAACGTCCGCCGGCGTCTGTCGACGATGTACGGCCCGGGCGCGCGCGTCCATGTCGCGCGCGACACGGCGGCGTTCCGGGTGGAGCTGTCCATTCCCGTCGCGAAGGAGGCGTGAAACCGTGATCCGAGCGATCATCGTCGACGACGAGGCGCCGTCCCGCGAGCTCGTCCGCGAGTACCTCGGAACGCACGCCGACGTGCAGGTCGTCGCGGAGTGCGGCGACGGCTTCGAGGCGGTCAAGGCGGCGACGGAGCTGAGCCCCGATCTCCTCTTCCTCGACATCCAGATGCCGAAGCTCGACGGCTTCGAGGTCCTCCAGCTGATCGGCCGTAAGATCGCCGTCGTCTTCATCACCGCCTACGACGAGCACGCCGTGCGCGCCTTCGAGGTCCACGCGGTGGACTACCTCCTCAAGCCCTTCACCCCCGAGCGGCTGGCGGAGGCGATGGATCGCGCCCGACGACGGCTCGACTCCGGCGACGAGATCCCGGTCGCCGCCCTCGCCGCCGCCGCGCGGCCGCAAGGCTTCTGGTCCGATCGCATCCTGGTCCGCGACGGCCCCCGGGTGAGCGTCATCCCCGTGGGGAAGATCGACTTCGTCGAGGCCCAGGACGACTACGTCTCGATCCGGGCCGAGGGGAGGAGCCACCTCAAGCAGCAGACCCTCGCCGAGCTCGAGACGACTCTCGATCCCAGCCGGTTCGTGCGGATCCACCGCTCCTACATCCTCAACATCGAGCGGCTCGCGAAGATCGAGCTGTACGCGAAGGACAGCCGCATCGCGATCCTCACGGAAGGGTCGAAGCTCCCCGTGAGCCGCGCCGGGTACGCGAAGCTCAAGCTTCTTCTCTAGATCGCGGTTGGACTGCGGCGAGGGCCGTCGGGCATACTCCGCCGATGCGGCTGCCGCTCCACACGAAGATGATCCTCGGCGTGACGACGGGGGCCGTCTCGGGCG is part of the Acidobacteriota bacterium genome and harbors:
- a CDS encoding response regulator, with the protein product MRAIIVDDEAPSRELVREYLGTHADVQVVAECGDGFEAVKAATELSPDLLFLDIQMPKLDGFEVLQLIGRKIAVVFITAYDEHAVRAFEVHAVDYLLKPFTPERLAEAMDRARRRLDSGDEIPVAALAAAARPQGFWSDRILVRDGPRVSVIPVGKIDFVEAQDDYVSIRAEGRSHLKQQTLAELETTLDPSRFVRIHRSYILNIERLAKIELYAKDSRIAILTEGSKLPVSRAGYAKLKLLL